Proteins co-encoded in one Streptomyces sp. JH34 genomic window:
- a CDS encoding endo-1,4-beta-xylanase, which translates to MGSYALTRPVTRRKTRGPLLTLVVGVLVTAAALVAPPTAHAAENTLGAAAAQSGRYFGTAIASGKLGDSTYTTIAGREFDSVTAENEMKIDATEPQRGQFNFTAADRVHNWAVQNGKQVRGHTLAWHSQQPGWMQSLSGSTLRQAMIDHINGVMGHYKGKIAQWDVVNEAFADGSSGARRDSNLQRTGNDWIEVAFRAARAADPAAKLCYNDYNVENWTWAKTQAMYSMVRDFKQRGVPIDCVGFQSHFNSGSPYNSNFRTTLQNFAALGVDVAVTELDIQGAPATTFANVTNDCLAVPRCLGITVWGVRDTDSWRSQDTPLLFNGDGSKKAAYTAVLNALNGGSTTPPTDSGQIKGVGSGRCLDAPATTDGTQIQLWDCHTATNQQWTYTDSGELRVYGDKCLDAAGTGNGSKVQTYSCWGGDNQKWRLNSDGSIVGVQSGLCLDAVGGGTANGTLIQLYSCSNGGNQRWTHS; encoded by the coding sequence ATGGGCTCGTATGCCCTGACCAGACCCGTTACCCGCCGAAAGACCCGCGGCCCGCTGTTGACGCTGGTCGTCGGCGTCCTCGTGACGGCGGCCGCACTGGTCGCACCGCCGACCGCGCACGCCGCCGAGAACACGCTCGGAGCCGCAGCGGCGCAGAGCGGGCGCTACTTCGGCACCGCCATCGCCTCCGGCAAACTGGGCGACTCGACGTACACGACGATCGCGGGCCGTGAGTTCGACTCGGTGACGGCCGAGAACGAGATGAAGATCGACGCCACCGAACCGCAGCGGGGCCAGTTCAACTTCACCGCCGCTGATCGCGTCCACAACTGGGCCGTGCAGAACGGCAAGCAGGTCCGCGGCCACACCCTGGCCTGGCACTCCCAGCAGCCCGGCTGGATGCAGAGCCTCAGTGGCAGCACGCTTCGCCAGGCGATGATCGACCACATCAACGGCGTGATGGGCCACTACAAGGGCAAGATCGCCCAGTGGGACGTCGTGAACGAGGCCTTCGCCGACGGCAGTTCGGGAGCCCGGCGCGACTCCAACCTGCAGCGCACCGGCAACGACTGGATCGAGGTCGCCTTCCGCGCCGCGCGCGCCGCCGACCCCGCGGCCAAGCTCTGCTACAACGACTACAACGTCGAGAACTGGACCTGGGCCAAGACCCAGGCCATGTACTCCATGGTCCGGGACTTCAAGCAGCGGGGCGTGCCGATCGACTGCGTCGGCTTCCAGTCCCACTTCAACAGCGGCAGCCCCTACAACAGCAACTTCCGCACCACGCTGCAGAACTTCGCCGCCCTCGGCGTCGACGTGGCCGTCACCGAACTCGACATCCAGGGCGCCCCGGCCACGACCTTCGCCAATGTGACCAACGACTGTCTGGCCGTCCCGCGCTGCCTCGGCATCACCGTCTGGGGCGTGCGCGACACCGACTCCTGGCGCTCGCAGGACACGCCGCTGCTGTTCAACGGCGACGGCAGCAAGAAGGCCGCCTACACCGCGGTCCTCAACGCGCTCAACGGTGGCTCCACCACGCCTCCTACGGATTCCGGACAGATCAAGGGCGTCGGTTCGGGCCGCTGCCTCGACGCGCCCGCCACCACCGACGGCACCCAAATCCAGCTCTGGGACTGCCACACCGCCACCAACCAGCAGTGGACGTACACCGACTCCGGCGAACTCAGGGTCTACGGAGACAAGTGCCTGGACGCCGCCGGCACCGGCAACGGATCCAAGGTGCAGACCTACAGCTGCTGGGGCGGCGACAACCAGAAATGGCGCCTCAACTCCGACGGATCCATCGTCGGCGTCCAGTCCGGCCTCTGCCTCGACGCCGTCGGAGGCGGCACCGCCAACGGCACCCTGATCCAGCTCTACTCCTGCTCCAACGGCGGCAACCAGCGCTGGACCCACAGCTGA